Proteins from a single region of Chloroflexota bacterium:
- a CDS encoding NADH-quinone oxidoreductase subunit B codes for MNMNPDEAKDAHNQVPSDLQRNVFITSLDYMYNLIRKTSVWPLMFGLACCAIEMICTAAGRYDMARFGMEVMRPSPRQSDLMIVSGTVTKKMVPQIVRIYNQMAEPRYVIAMGACATGGGPFKEGYNVVSGIDRFLPVDVYVPGCPPTPEALLHGVLKLREKIARQSIKQVPWYQKGVQDAIPQPVLGPDIFDPRRVPEIRQRTLQPAASEGEEEAETA; via the coding sequence ATGAACATGAACCCAGATGAAGCCAAGGATGCCCACAATCAGGTTCCCTCGGATCTGCAACGCAACGTCTTCATCACCTCCCTCGATTACATGTACAACCTGATCCGCAAGACGTCCGTGTGGCCTCTCATGTTCGGGCTGGCCTGCTGTGCTATTGAGATGATCTGCACGGCGGCAGGCCGCTACGATATGGCCCGCTTCGGCATGGAGGTGATGCGGCCGTCGCCTCGCCAGAGCGATCTGATGATCGTCTCCGGTACGGTGACGAAGAAGATGGTCCCCCAGATCGTGCGCATCTACAACCAGATGGCGGAGCCCCGCTATGTGATCGCGATGGGAGCATGTGCCACCGGCGGGGGCCCCTTCAAGGAGGGGTATAACGTCGTCTCCGGCATCGATCGGTTCCTGCCTGTGGATGTGTACGTGCCCGGGTGCCCGCCGACCCCCGAGGCGCTCCTGCACGGTGTCCTCAAGCTGCGGGAGAAGATCGCCCGGCAGTCCATCAAGCAGGTGCCGTGGTATCAGAAGGGGGTTCAGGACGCCATCCCGCAGCCGGTGTTGGGGCCGGATATCTTCGACCCGCGTCGGGTCCCTGAGATCCGACAGCGAACCCTCCAGCCGGCCGCGAGCGAGGGGGAGGAAGAGGCCGAGACGGCGTGA